In Ostrea edulis chromosome 6, xbOstEdul1.1, whole genome shotgun sequence, a single window of DNA contains:
- the LOC125646373 gene encoding alcohol dehydrogenase-like isoform X2, translated as MLDNEMLVDRHSAHDLCSPIEASTSMVMPSIPKGGVLVRVQCLGACSPEGQIKRKDLHPILPGIEVAGVVQDVCPSIPNRNFSTGDRVILYLDEDFAETGYQEYIAVDDVDKCLQIPDCIPIEVAAMLPGSALSAYSAVMKAKLHIQKLQEVKSGINVLVVGAGGMGLWAVQLANYMLSQFSQTNIKLFVSDNSIDKLLTALDHNCYDVIHWNEEDHEQYIVERTLESCKGGVDVVIDFVSSPRTVHRTLRVLNREGLILVGGNTMSEVCINLNALAAKQQSIVGIPKGTLKQLLELVDLVAEQKVKPPVFSIHDITDANQVFEDLYQSRITGRAILKINHSQTVDN; from the exons ATGTTGGACAACGAAATGTTGGTAGACAGACATTCGGCCCACGACCTGTGTAGTCCGATCGAGGCCTCCACATCTATGGTGATGCCCAGTATTCCCAAAGGGGGTGTTCTGGTCAGG GTTCAGTGCCTTGGCGCGTGCTCACCAGAAGGGCAAATAAAGAGAAAGGATTTGCACCCTATACTGCCAGGCATTGAAGTAGCTGGAGTTGTGCAGGACGTGTGCCCCTCAATACCCAACAGGAACTTCAGCACCGGCGACAGGGTCATTCTGTACCTCGATGAAGACTTTGCGGAGACTGGCTACCAGGAATACATAGCTGTCGATGACGTCGACAAATGTCTTCAGATCCCAGACTGCATACCTATAGAAGTGGCGGCAATGTTGCCAGGAAGTGCTCTCTCGGCTTACAGCGCCGTCATGAAAGCCAAGCTGCACATACAGAAACTACAAGAGGTCAAAT CTGGAATCAATGTCTTGGTGGTCGGAGCTGGAGGAATGGGACTTTGGGCGGTGCAGTTAGCCAATTACATGCTCTCACAATTCAGTCAGACTAATATCAAATTGTTTGTATCGGACAATAGCATTGACAAACTACTAACTGCCCTTGACCATAATTGTTATGACGTCATCCACTGGAACGAGGAGGATCACGAGCAGTACATCGTAGAGAGAACGCTAGAATCATGCAAAGGTGGAGTGGATGtagtcattgattttgtcagctCGCCAAGAACTGTTCACAGAACTCTCCGAGTCCTTAATAGG GAGGGGTTGATTTTAGTTGGAGGCAACACGATGTCAGAGGTCTGCATCAACTTAAATGCCCTGGCAGCAAAACAACAAAGCATTGTAGGAATACCGAAGGGTACCCTCAAGCAGCTCCTGGAATTAGTGGACCTAGTGGCTGAACAGAAG GTTAAACCACCTGTGTTTTCAATTCATGACATCACTGATGCTAATCAAGTCTTCGAAGACCTTTATCAGAGTCGGATAACGGGGAGAGCCATTCTGAAGATCAATCATTCACAAACAGTAGACAACTGA
- the LOC125646373 gene encoding alcohol dehydrogenase-like isoform X1 — protein sequence MLDNEMLVDRHSAHDLCSPIEASTSMVMPSIPKGGVLVRVQCLGACSPEGQIKRKDLHPILPGIEVAGVVQDVCPSIPNRNFSTGDRVILYLDEDFAETGYQEYIAVDDVDKCLQIPDCIPIEVAAMLPGSALSAYSAVMKAKLHIQKLQEVKSGINVLVVGAGGMGLWAVQLANYMLSQFSQTNIKLFVSDNSIDKLLTALDHNCYDVIHWNEEDHEQYIVERTLESCKGGVDVVIDFVSSPRTVHRTLRVLNREGLILVGGNTMSEVCINLNALAAKQQSIVGIPKGTLKQLLELVDLVAEQKVSIGSLHIDYHVISVIKFKIFDKNLSLLYNSIYFALFQVKPPVFSIHDITDANQVFEDLYQSRITGRAILKINHSQTVDN from the exons ATGTTGGACAACGAAATGTTGGTAGACAGACATTCGGCCCACGACCTGTGTAGTCCGATCGAGGCCTCCACATCTATGGTGATGCCCAGTATTCCCAAAGGGGGTGTTCTGGTCAGG GTTCAGTGCCTTGGCGCGTGCTCACCAGAAGGGCAAATAAAGAGAAAGGATTTGCACCCTATACTGCCAGGCATTGAAGTAGCTGGAGTTGTGCAGGACGTGTGCCCCTCAATACCCAACAGGAACTTCAGCACCGGCGACAGGGTCATTCTGTACCTCGATGAAGACTTTGCGGAGACTGGCTACCAGGAATACATAGCTGTCGATGACGTCGACAAATGTCTTCAGATCCCAGACTGCATACCTATAGAAGTGGCGGCAATGTTGCCAGGAAGTGCTCTCTCGGCTTACAGCGCCGTCATGAAAGCCAAGCTGCACATACAGAAACTACAAGAGGTCAAAT CTGGAATCAATGTCTTGGTGGTCGGAGCTGGAGGAATGGGACTTTGGGCGGTGCAGTTAGCCAATTACATGCTCTCACAATTCAGTCAGACTAATATCAAATTGTTTGTATCGGACAATAGCATTGACAAACTACTAACTGCCCTTGACCATAATTGTTATGACGTCATCCACTGGAACGAGGAGGATCACGAGCAGTACATCGTAGAGAGAACGCTAGAATCATGCAAAGGTGGAGTGGATGtagtcattgattttgtcagctCGCCAAGAACTGTTCACAGAACTCTCCGAGTCCTTAATAGG GAGGGGTTGATTTTAGTTGGAGGCAACACGATGTCAGAGGTCTGCATCAACTTAAATGCCCTGGCAGCAAAACAACAAAGCATTGTAGGAATACCGAAGGGTACCCTCAAGCAGCTCCTGGAATTAGTGGACCTAGTGGCTGAACAGAAGGTTAGTATCGGATCCCTTCACATCGACTATCATGTGATATCGGtgatcaaatttaaaattttcgaTAAAAATTTATCCTTGCTATATAATTCGATCTACTTTGCTTTATTTCAGGTTAAACCACCTGTGTTTTCAATTCATGACATCACTGATGCTAATCAAGTCTTCGAAGACCTTTATCAGAGTCGGATAACGGGGAGAGCCATTCTGAAGATCAATCATTCACAAACAGTAGACAACTGA